Proteins from a single region of Phycisphaeraceae bacterium D3-23:
- a CDS encoding membrane dipeptidase, translating into MMIFDGHLDMAMNALDHERGQTWDVAHIREREAAGVHDGRGISTVSIPELRASNTPVVLTTVIARCKPYIDACRENVYDGDWPAQSMSHAVGMGQLAYYKLLSGRGEIKILTTASALREHLDEWSADPVSTPVGIILTMEGADPITTPTELEMWHGLGLRTLMLAHFGQSRYAHGTPGSMDGGKGNSHDVDGPLSDMGRQLLPIMERLGMPLDLTHTADQTFTEAVDLFEGRIYSSHTCCRSICDIPRNHTDAQINTIVERGGVIGLPLLNAFLMKEYQRDGGKGQVPLTILADHADHICQRAGSARHIALGTDADGGFGAEHMPAEIDTHRDLHKLVETLQGRGWSDEDIALMMHGNWTRFFGETLPM; encoded by the coding sequence ATGATGATCTTCGACGGCCACCTCGATATGGCCATGAACGCCCTGGACCACGAACGCGGGCAGACCTGGGATGTCGCGCACATCCGTGAACGCGAAGCCGCCGGCGTCCACGACGGCCGGGGCATCAGCACCGTGAGCATCCCCGAGCTGCGTGCGAGCAACACGCCGGTCGTGCTGACGACGGTCATCGCGCGGTGCAAGCCGTACATCGACGCCTGCCGGGAAAACGTCTATGACGGCGACTGGCCCGCCCAGTCGATGAGCCACGCGGTGGGCATGGGGCAGCTCGCCTACTACAAGCTGTTGTCCGGGCGCGGCGAGATCAAGATCCTTACGACCGCTTCGGCGCTGCGCGAGCACCTGGACGAGTGGTCGGCCGACCCGGTCTCGACGCCCGTGGGCATCATCCTCACGATGGAAGGCGCGGACCCGATCACGACCCCCACCGAACTTGAGATGTGGCACGGCCTGGGGCTGCGCACGCTCATGCTCGCGCACTTCGGTCAAAGCCGATACGCCCACGGCACACCCGGGAGCATGGACGGCGGCAAGGGGAACTCGCACGATGTGGACGGCCCGCTGAGCGATATGGGCCGACAACTACTGCCCATCATGGAACGGCTCGGGATGCCGCTCGACCTGACGCATACCGCCGACCAGACGTTTACCGAGGCGGTGGATCTTTTCGAGGGTCGCATCTATTCGAGCCACACGTGCTGCCGATCGATCTGCGACATTCCGCGCAACCACACCGATGCGCAGATCAACACAATCGTCGAGCGCGGCGGCGTCATCGGCCTGCCGCTGCTCAACGCGTTCCTGATGAAGGAGTACCAACGCGACGGCGGGAAGGGGCAGGTCCCGCTGACGATCCTCGCCGACCACGCGGACCACATCTGCCAACGCGCGGGCAGCGCCAGGCACATCGCGCTGGGCACCGACGCGGACGGCGGCTTCGGGGCCGAGCACATGCCGGCCGAGATCGACACGCACCGTGACCTGCACAAGCTGGTCGAGACCCTGCAGGGCCGGGGCTGGAGCGACGAAGACATCGCACTCATGATGCACGGCAACTGGACACGCTTCTTCGGCGAGACGCTGCCGATGTAA